A single region of the Nocardioides ochotonae genome encodes:
- a CDS encoding protein meaA, whose protein sequence is MSENDRPDRPVKDRPWVMRTYAGHSTAEASNALYRTNLAKGQTGLSVAFDLPTQTGYDPTDPLARGEVGKVGVPVPHLGEMRKLFDSIPLTEMNTSMTINATAMWLLAMYQVVAEEQNPDLSPEEVAAQLAGTTQNDIIKEYLSRGTYVFGPEHSLRLISDMIAYTVHQIPKWNPINICSYHLQEAGATPTQELAYSLCTAIAVLDAVKASGQVSEDDFEKVVGRISFFVNAGVRFIEETCKMRAFVRLWDEITAERYGVTDPKMRRFRYGVQVNSLGLTEAQPENNVQRIVLEMLGVTLSKNARARALQLPAWNEALGLPRPWDQQWSLRLQQVLAVESDLLEYDDIFEGSHVIEAKVAELVEGARAEIERVQEMGGAVAAVESGYMKQALVASHAARRARIESGEERIVGVNCYETTEPSPLTADLDAAIMAADPAAEQSAIDSVEAWKAQRDEAEVARALEALAAAAKTDTNLMAATLVAARAGATTGEWAGTLREVFGEFRAPTGVSGAVGVAAPGADLAAVRERVRATGEELGGRLRLLVGKPGLDGHSNGAEQVAVRARDAGFEVVYQGIRLTPEQIVGAAVAEDVHCVGLSILSGSHMELVPAVLDGLRAAGLADVPVIVGGIIPDSDGRRLRELGVAGVYTPKDFGLTEIMGGIVEVIRRAHDLD, encoded by the coding sequence ATGAGCGAGAACGACAGGCCGGACCGTCCCGTCAAGGACCGCCCGTGGGTGATGCGGACCTACGCGGGCCACTCCACTGCGGAAGCCTCCAACGCGCTGTACCGCACCAATCTCGCCAAGGGCCAGACCGGCCTCTCGGTCGCGTTCGACCTGCCGACGCAGACGGGCTACGACCCGACCGACCCGCTGGCGCGCGGCGAGGTCGGCAAGGTCGGCGTACCGGTCCCGCACCTGGGGGAGATGCGCAAGCTCTTCGACTCGATCCCCCTCACCGAGATGAACACCTCGATGACGATCAACGCGACGGCGATGTGGCTGCTCGCGATGTACCAGGTGGTCGCGGAGGAGCAGAACCCCGATCTCTCGCCCGAGGAGGTCGCGGCCCAGCTGGCCGGCACGACCCAGAACGACATCATCAAGGAGTACCTCTCCCGGGGCACCTACGTCTTCGGGCCCGAGCACTCCCTGCGCCTGATCAGCGACATGATCGCCTACACGGTCCACCAGATCCCGAAGTGGAACCCGATCAACATCTGCAGCTACCACCTGCAGGAGGCCGGCGCGACGCCGACGCAGGAGCTGGCCTACTCGCTGTGCACCGCGATTGCCGTGCTGGACGCGGTCAAGGCCTCCGGCCAGGTCTCCGAGGACGACTTCGAGAAGGTCGTCGGGCGCATTTCCTTCTTCGTGAACGCCGGTGTGCGCTTCATCGAGGAGACCTGCAAGATGCGGGCCTTCGTGCGGCTGTGGGACGAGATCACCGCGGAGCGCTACGGCGTGACCGATCCGAAGATGCGGCGCTTCCGCTACGGCGTGCAGGTGAACTCCCTGGGCCTCACCGAGGCGCAGCCGGAGAACAACGTCCAGCGCATCGTGCTGGAGATGCTCGGCGTGACGCTGTCGAAGAACGCGCGTGCCCGCGCGCTCCAGCTGCCCGCCTGGAACGAGGCGCTCGGCCTGCCGCGTCCCTGGGACCAGCAGTGGTCGCTGCGCCTGCAGCAGGTGCTGGCCGTCGAGTCGGACCTGCTGGAGTACGACGACATCTTCGAGGGCTCGCACGTGATCGAGGCCAAGGTGGCCGAGCTCGTCGAGGGTGCCCGCGCGGAGATCGAGCGGGTGCAGGAGATGGGCGGGGCGGTCGCGGCGGTCGAGTCCGGCTACATGAAGCAGGCGCTGGTCGCCAGCCACGCCGCTCGGCGCGCGCGCATCGAGTCCGGCGAGGAGCGCATCGTCGGGGTCAACTGCTACGAGACCACCGAGCCGTCCCCGCTGACCGCGGACCTGGACGCCGCGATCATGGCGGCCGACCCGGCCGCCGAGCAGTCGGCGATCGACAGCGTCGAGGCCTGGAAGGCCCAGCGTGACGAGGCGGAGGTCGCCCGCGCCCTCGAGGCGCTCGCGGCCGCCGCGAAGACCGACACGAACCTGATGGCGGCGACGCTGGTCGCCGCGCGCGCCGGTGCGACCACGGGGGAGTGGGCCGGCACCCTGCGCGAGGTCTTCGGCGAGTTCCGTGCGCCGACCGGTGTCAGCGGCGCCGTCGGGGTGGCCGCCCCTGGCGCCGACCTCGCAGCGGTCCGCGAGCGGGTGCGGGCCACCGGCGAGGAGCTGGGCGGGCGGCTGCGCCTGCTGGTCGGCAAGCCCGGCCTCGACGGGCACAGCAACGGCGCCGAGCAGGTCGCCGTGCGTGCGCGCGACGCGGGGTTCGAGGTGGTCTACCAGGGCATCCGGCTGACCCCGGAGCAGATCGTCGGCGCCGCCGTGGCCGAGGACGTGCACTGCGTGGGCCTCTCGATCCTCTCCGGCTCGCACATGGAGCTGGTGCCGGCCGTGCTCGACGGGCTGCGTGCCGCCGGTCTGGCGGACGTGCCGGTGATCGTCGGGGGGATCATCCCCGACTCCGACGGGCGCCGGTTGCGCGAGCTGGGCGTCGCCGGGGTCTACACCCCCAAGGACTTCGGCCTGACCGAGATCATGGGCGGCATCGTCGAGGTCATCCGCCGCGCCCACGACCTGGACTGA
- a CDS encoding STAS domain-containing protein yields the protein MEIHSDGPALVLSGDFDVRSTSKVRPALYAHLEAHGEGEVVVDLTAVRVVDLTALKVLAVATRRAHEDRGQQLVLRGCGPAVRRMLHKSRLIRVLEVERTAVPA from the coding sequence ATGGAGATCCACTCGGACGGGCCGGCTCTCGTGCTCAGCGGGGACTTCGACGTCCGCAGCACCAGCAAGGTGCGCCCCGCGCTCTACGCCCACCTCGAGGCCCACGGCGAGGGTGAGGTCGTCGTCGACCTCACCGCCGTGCGGGTCGTGGACCTGACCGCGCTCAAAGTGCTGGCGGTGGCCACCCGCCGCGCACACGAGGACCGGGGCCAGCAGCTGGTGCTGCGCGGCTGCGGCCCCGCCGTACGACGGATGCTGCACAAGTCCCGCCTGATCCGCGTCCTCGAGGTCGAGCGCACCGCGGTCCCCGCCTGA
- a CDS encoding cob(I)yrinic acid a,c-diamide adenosyltransferase produces MVNLTRIYTRTGDGGETRLGDMSLTTKNDLRLHAYADVDESNAVIGVAIATGGLDADVERVLTRIQNDLFDVGADLCTPVVADPEYPPLRIEQSYVDRLEAWCDEYNAQLPALRSFILNGGTPAAAQLHVARTVVRRAERAGWAAFEVHGEVMNKLALTYLNRLSDLLFILARHANGAQGDVLWVPGGERD; encoded by the coding sequence ATGGTCAACCTCACCAGGATCTACACCCGCACCGGCGACGGCGGCGAGACCCGCCTCGGCGACATGAGCCTCACCACCAAGAACGACCTGCGGCTGCACGCCTACGCCGACGTCGACGAGTCCAACGCGGTCATCGGCGTCGCGATCGCGACCGGCGGCCTCGACGCCGACGTCGAGCGCGTGCTCACCCGCATCCAGAACGACCTCTTCGACGTCGGTGCCGACCTGTGCACCCCGGTGGTGGCCGACCCGGAGTACCCGCCGCTGCGCATCGAGCAGTCCTACGTCGACCGGCTCGAGGCGTGGTGCGACGAGTACAACGCGCAGCTCCCGGCCCTGCGCTCCTTCATCCTCAACGGCGGCACCCCCGCCGCCGCGCAGCTGCACGTCGCCCGCACGGTCGTACGCCGCGCCGAGCGCGCCGGCTGGGCAGCCTTCGAGGTGCACGGCGAGGTCATGAACAAGCTGGCCCTCACCTACCTCAACCGTCTCTCGGACCTGCTGTTCATCCTGGCCCGCCACGCCAACGGCGCCCAGGGCGACGTGCTGTGGGTCCCCGGCGGCGAGCGGGACTGA
- a CDS encoding DUF2550 domain-containing protein — translation MPLWQWVLDIAGVLVLLVLAYGLALVLRRRVLSRDGGTFELSYRMRADRPGRGWVLGLGRYSGERLEWFRIFSLSPRPKRSWDRSSLSYEVRRVPEGHEEMSLYPDHVIIGCASPDGPLELAMSTASLTGFQSWLEARPPGADWSARRRA, via the coding sequence ATGCCGCTGTGGCAGTGGGTGCTGGACATCGCCGGCGTCCTGGTGCTCCTCGTGCTGGCCTACGGACTGGCCCTGGTGCTCCGACGCCGGGTGCTCTCGCGCGACGGCGGCACCTTCGAGCTCAGCTACCGGATGCGCGCGGACCGGCCCGGCCGCGGCTGGGTGCTCGGCCTGGGCCGCTACTCCGGTGAGCGGCTGGAGTGGTTCCGGATCTTCTCGCTGTCCCCGCGCCCCAAGCGCAGCTGGGACCGCTCGTCGCTGAGCTACGAGGTACGCCGGGTGCCGGAGGGTCACGAGGAGATGTCGCTGTACCCCGACCACGTCATCATCGGCTGCGCGAGCCCGGACGGCCCGCTCGAGCTCGCGATGAGCACGGCCTCGCTCACCGGCTTCCAGTCCTGGCTCGAGGCGCGTCCGCCCGGGGCCGACTGGTCGGCGCGCCGCCGCGCCTGA
- a CDS encoding F0F1 ATP synthase subunit epsilon, whose amino-acid sequence MAGQDNGSALHVELVAADRVVWSGGAEMVIARTTEGDLGVLPGHTPMLSLLVDAVVEIITTGDEIVFAVADGGFLSVADDRVSILSPHALLSHEIDVDAARADLEAAYAIVEPSEAETHIRRAEARIRAVERAS is encoded by the coding sequence ATGGCCGGCCAGGACAACGGCAGCGCGCTGCACGTCGAGCTCGTTGCGGCCGACCGCGTGGTGTGGTCGGGTGGGGCCGAGATGGTCATCGCCCGCACCACCGAGGGTGATCTGGGTGTGCTCCCCGGGCACACGCCGATGCTCTCGCTCCTCGTGGACGCCGTGGTGGAGATCATCACGACGGGTGACGAGATCGTGTTCGCCGTGGCGGACGGTGGCTTCCTGTCCGTCGCGGACGACCGCGTCTCGATCCTGTCCCCGCACGCCCTGCTGTCCCACGAGATCGACGTGGACGCAGCGCGTGCCGACCTGGAGGCGGCGTACGCCATCGTGGAGCCGAGCGAGGCGGAGACGCACATCCGTCGCGCCGAGGCCCGCATCCGCGCCGTGGAGCGCGCCTCCTAG
- the atpD gene encoding F0F1 ATP synthase subunit beta: MTATVEETNQTGATGVGRVARVIGPVVDVEFPVDNMPEIYNKLEVEVTLNGVDFVLPLEVAQHIGDGMVRAISLKPTDGLVRGTAVRDTGNPIMVPVGDATLGKVFNTTGDVLNLAPGETFEVNERWGIHRKAPAFDQLESKTEMFETGIKVIDLLTPYVQGGKIGLFGGAGVGKTVLIQEMIARVARNHGGVSVFAGVGERTREGNDLMVEMEEAGVLGQTALVFGQMDEPPGTRLRVALSALTMAEYFRDVQQQDVLLFIDNIFRFTQAGSEVSTLLGRMPSAVGYQPNLADEMGVLQERITSTRGHSITSMQAIYVPADDYTDPAPATTFAHLDATTELSREIASLGIYPAVDPLTSTSRILDPQYIGQAHYDCAIRIKQILQRNKELQDIIAILGVDELSEEDKIIVSRARRIQRFLSQNTYVAKQFTGIEGSTVTIGDTIEAFNLIADGEYDHVAEQAFFMCGGLDDVEAKWAEIQKNL; this comes from the coding sequence ATGACTGCAACGGTTGAAGAGACCAACCAGACCGGCGCTACGGGTGTCGGCCGCGTCGCCCGCGTGATCGGCCCGGTCGTCGACGTGGAGTTCCCCGTCGACAACATGCCGGAGATCTACAACAAGCTCGAGGTCGAGGTGACCCTCAACGGGGTGGACTTCGTCCTCCCGCTCGAGGTCGCCCAGCACATCGGCGACGGCATGGTCCGTGCGATCTCGCTGAAGCCGACCGACGGCCTGGTCCGTGGCACCGCGGTGCGCGACACGGGCAACCCGATCATGGTCCCCGTCGGTGACGCGACGCTCGGCAAGGTGTTCAACACCACCGGCGACGTGCTCAACCTGGCTCCGGGCGAGACCTTCGAGGTCAACGAGCGCTGGGGCATCCACCGCAAGGCGCCGGCGTTCGACCAGCTCGAGTCGAAGACCGAGATGTTCGAGACCGGCATCAAGGTCATCGACCTGCTGACGCCGTACGTCCAGGGCGGCAAGATCGGCCTGTTCGGCGGCGCGGGCGTGGGCAAGACCGTGCTCATCCAGGAGATGATCGCGCGTGTGGCCCGCAACCACGGTGGTGTGTCGGTGTTCGCCGGTGTCGGCGAGCGCACCCGTGAGGGCAACGACCTGATGGTCGAGATGGAGGAGGCGGGCGTCCTCGGACAGACCGCCCTCGTCTTCGGCCAGATGGACGAGCCGCCGGGCACGCGTCTGCGCGTCGCGCTCTCCGCGCTCACCATGGCGGAGTACTTCCGTGACGTGCAGCAGCAGGACGTCCTGCTGTTCATCGACAACATCTTCCGCTTCACCCAGGCCGGTTCCGAGGTCTCGACCCTGCTGGGTCGCATGCCCTCCGCCGTGGGCTACCAGCCCAACCTGGCTGACGAGATGGGTGTCCTGCAGGAGCGGATCACCTCGACGCGCGGTCACTCGATCACCTCGATGCAGGCGATCTACGTGCCCGCCGACGACTACACCGACCCGGCGCCGGCGACCACCTTCGCCCACCTGGACGCGACCACGGAGCTGTCCCGTGAGATCGCCTCGCTCGGTATCTACCCGGCCGTGGACCCGCTGACCTCGACGTCGCGGATCCTCGACCCGCAGTACATCGGGCAGGCGCACTACGACTGCGCGATCCGGATCAAGCAGATCCTGCAGCGCAACAAGGAGCTGCAGGACATCATTGCGATCCTGGGTGTCGACGAGCTGTCCGAAGAGGACAAGATCATCGTCTCCCGCGCGCGCCGCATCCAGCGGTTCCTGTCGCAGAACACCTACGTGGCCAAGCAGTTCACCGGCATCGAGGGCTCGACCGTCACGATCGGCGACACGATCGAGGCGTTCAACCTGATCGCCGACGGCGAGTACGACCACGTGGCGGAGCAGGCGTTCTTCATGTGCGGTGGCCTCGACGACGTCGAGGCCAAGTGGGCCGAGATCCAGAAGAACCTCTGA
- a CDS encoding F0F1 ATP synthase subunit gamma, whose product MAVSLREYRARIKSTESMKKITRAMELIAASRIIKAQQRALAAAPYARELTRAVSAVATFSKVDHPLTKEIENPKRAAILVITSDRGLAGAYSSSALKEAERLAERVRAEGKEVDWYITGRKGEAYFKFRQRPVARAWTGFSDQPSYEVAAEIGTALIDAFLKEPDEDGVVDEVHVVYTRFRSMMVQEPTAMRLMPLEVVQGHEKPTEADLLPLYEFEPSASEVLDALLPQYVQSRIFFAVLQAAASELAARQKAMKSATDNAEELIKKYTRIANQARQAGITQEISEIVGGVNALADANAGSE is encoded by the coding sequence ATGGCCGTATCGCTGCGTGAGTACCGCGCGCGGATCAAGTCGACGGAGTCGATGAAGAAGATCACGCGCGCCATGGAGCTCATTGCTGCGTCCCGGATCATCAAGGCGCAGCAGCGGGCTCTGGCGGCGGCGCCGTACGCCCGCGAGCTGACTCGTGCGGTCTCGGCGGTGGCGACCTTCTCGAAGGTCGACCACCCCCTGACCAAGGAGATCGAGAACCCGAAGCGGGCCGCGATCCTGGTCATCACCAGCGACCGCGGTCTCGCCGGCGCCTACTCCTCGAGCGCGCTCAAGGAGGCCGAGCGCCTCGCCGAGCGGGTGCGCGCGGAGGGCAAGGAGGTCGACTGGTACATCACGGGCCGCAAGGGCGAGGCGTACTTCAAGTTCCGCCAGCGTCCGGTGGCCCGCGCGTGGACCGGTTTCTCCGACCAGCCCTCCTACGAGGTCGCCGCCGAGATCGGCACCGCGCTGATCGACGCCTTCCTCAAGGAGCCCGACGAGGACGGTGTCGTCGACGAGGTCCACGTGGTCTACACCCGGTTCCGCTCGATGATGGTCCAGGAGCCGACCGCGATGCGGTTGATGCCGCTCGAGGTCGTCCAGGGTCACGAGAAGCCGACCGAGGCCGACCTGCTCCCGCTCTACGAGTTCGAGCCGTCTGCGTCGGAGGTGCTGGACGCGCTGCTTCCGCAGTACGTGCAGAGCCGGATCTTCTTCGCCGTGCTGCAGGCGGCGGCTTCCGAGCTCGCTGCCCGCCAGAAGGCGATGAAGTCCGCCACGGACAACGCCGAGGAGCTCATCAAGAAGTACACCCGCATCGCCAACCAGGCCCGCCAGGCCGGCATTACCCAGGAAATCAGCGAGATCGTCGGTGGCGTCAACGCGCTGGCCGATGCGAACGCCGGGAGTGAGTGA